Below is a genomic region from Citrobacter telavivensis.
AGCGAGCGTGGCATTGTGGTGGTGAACCTCACGCAGTGCATGTCGGGGAAAGTGAACATGGGCGGCTATGCCACCGGCAATGCGCTGGCACATGCGGGCGTGATTGGCGGCGCGGATATGACCGTTGAAGCGACCCTGACCAAACTGCATTATCTGCTGAGCAAAGGGCTGGATACGGATGCGATTCGCAAGGCGATGACGCAAAATCTGCGCGGCGAACTCACGCCGGACGACTAAGGAGATACTGATGACGCATCGTGCGCTGTTACTGGTCGATTTACAAAATGATTTCTGCGCTGGCGGCGCGCTGGCGGTCCCGGAAGGCGACAGCACGGTTGATATCGCTAACCGCCTGATCGCATGGTGTCAGACGCGCGGCGATGCGGTGATCGCAAGCCAGGACTGGCATCCTGCGAACCACGGCAGTTTCGCCAGTCAACATCAGGCCCAGCCTTACAGCCAGGGGCAACTGGATGGTCTGGCGCAAACTTTCTGGCCCGATCACTGCGTGCAGGATACCGACGGCGCGGCGTTTCATCCACTGCTGAACCGCAAGGCGATAGATGCCGTTTTCCATAAGGGCGAGAACCCGCTTGTCGACAGCTACAGCGCCTTTTTTGATAATGGTCGCCGACAGAAAACCGGGTTGGACGCGTGGCTTCGCCAGCACAACGTGAGTGAACTGATAGTCATGGGCCTGGCGACCGACTATTGCGTCAGGTTTACGGTTATGGATGCGCTGCAACTGGGCTATACGGTGAATGTGATTACCAACGGCTGTCGCGGCGTGAACATTCAGCCACAGGACAGTGCCCATGCCTTCATGGAGATGGCCGCCGCAGGTGCTACGCTCTATACCCTCGCCGACTGGGAAGAAACCCAGAATTAGCCCACAGGAGGATGGCGATCCCCTCACCATCCTCCCACGTTAGTTCAGACTGGAAATTTCCTCGAGCGATACCATTCGCGTTTCAATACCAAAGAAAAACAGAATTAGCGCACAAACCACCAACATAGCGCCCAGCACAATAAATACGGTGACTGAGCCGTATTGCGTCAGTAATACCGCCACGCCATACGGGGTAAAAACCGCCACGATCCGGCCTACCGCATTTACAAATCCTGAACCGCGCAGGCGTAAATGCGTCGGCCACAGCTCCGGAACATAGACCGCAGAAGCAAAGCAGACGTACATATACAGGAAAAAAATCATCACCAGACCATAGCTCAGAATGGCCCATTCCGCAGTCTGAATCGAATAGAAATAGCCCAGCAGCGCAATGATGACCAGCAGCAACGAACCG
It encodes:
- the pncA gene encoding bifunctional nicotinamidase/pyrazinamidase — its product is MTHRALLLVDLQNDFCAGGALAVPEGDSTVDIANRLIAWCQTRGDAVIASQDWHPANHGSFASQHQAQPYSQGQLDGLAQTFWPDHCVQDTDGAAFHPLLNRKAIDAVFHKGENPLVDSYSAFFDNGRRQKTGLDAWLRQHNVSELIVMGLATDYCVRFTVMDALQLGYTVNVITNGCRGVNIQPQDSAHAFMEMAAAGATLYTLADWEETQN